The genomic stretch TGGTGGGTCAAGATCGCGGCGCTCACGGCGATCGCCGCGGGGACCGCCTTCGGCGGCTGGCGGATCGTTCACACCATGGGATCGCGCATCACCAAGCTCCAGCCGGTGGGCGGGATGAGCGCCGAGGCCGCCGCGGCGGCCACGCTGTTCTTCACCGCGCACGCCGGCATCCCGGTGTCCACGACGCACACCATCACGGGCGCCATCGTGGGGGTGGGGACCACCCAGCGGCTTTCCGCGGTGCGGTGGGGCGTGGCCGGCCGGGTGGTGTGGGCGTGGATCCTGACCATCCCGGCGGCGTTCGCCATCTCGTGGGTCACCGAGCTGATCGTGCGAGCCCTGTCGTGAGAATCGGTCGGCGGGCGTGGTTCTTCTTCGCCACGGCGGCGGTGTGCCTCCTGCTGTACCCGGCCAACTTCCCGGAGTTCCGGTGGGTGAACCTGGCCGCGACGGGCCTGGCCGCGTTCTGGGGGATCATGCTCTCGATCGAGGCGCTGGCCGGACGGGGCCGGGGCGAGCGCAGCGCCGGTCTCGACTGAAGCGCGCTCGGTGCGCTACGCGTGCTTCAGGACCGACGACTCGATGATGTTGGCCACGTTCTCCAGGCCGTCGACGGCCCCCTCGAGGTTCTCGATGACGTCCTTCCACTTCAGGACGTCCATGGCCTTGTAGTCGCCCGAGAACAGGTCCGCCACGGCGCGGCGGTAGATGCGGTCGCCCTCGTTCTCCAGGCGGTTGATCTCGACCCAATAGGGCTCCAGCTTGTCCCGGTCCATGCGCGGGAACACCTCCAGGGCCTGCTCGGTCTGCTGCGCTCCCCGGAGCAGCACGTCGGCCAGGGCCTTCATCTCCGGTAGGGGCTCCTCGATGCGATGCAGCACGAACAGGTCGGCCACCGCGTCCACCGAATCCAGGACGTCGTCCAGCGCGGACGCCAGCGCGTAGATGTCCTCACGGTCCATGGGGGTGACGAACGACGTGTTCAGCCGGCGGATGATCTCGTGGGTGACCTCGTCGCCCTCGTGCTCGCGGTCCTGGATCCGCCGGGCCTTGGCCTCGACGTCGGTGTAGTCCTCGATGAGGTCCTTCAGCATCTCGGCGGCCGTCCGCAGGTTCCGGGCGGACTCCGCGAACAGTCGGAAGAACTCGTCGGTTCGCTGGGAGATCTTGAGCTTCACCGGGGCTCCTTCCTGGTCATGCGGTGGACACTCTACGGAGCCTGCCGCCGTCAGGCCATCGGGCTCGGGCCCGGCATACACTGGACGCAGGACGAGCCGGAGGTCGAACCATGCCAGACCAGGACCAGCACGAGGACTTCATGCCCCTCCAGGGCATTGACCACGTCGAGTACCACGTGGGGAACGCGCGACAGGCCGCCTACTACTACTCGAAGGCGTTCGGGTTCAAGGTGACCGCGTACTCGGGGCCCGAGACCAAGGTTCGGGACCGGGCGTCCTGGGTGTGCGAGCAGGGCGACGCCCGCTACGTCTTCACCGGCGGCATGGGCCCGGAGAGCCCCGTCGTCCAGCACGTCGCGCTGCACGGCGACGGCGTCCGGGACGTCGCGCTTCGGGTGCCGGACGCCACGCACGCCTACGAGGAGGCGCTGCGGCGAGGGGCGGAAGGCGCTCTTGAGCCGACCATCCTGGAGGACGACCACGGAAAGGTGGTCCGGGCCTCCATCAAGGCCTACGGCGAGACGCTGCACTCGTTCGTCGAGCGCGAGAACTACTCGGGCGTGTTCCTGCCCGGCTACCGGGCCGAGGAGGCCTATCCGGACGACGGCCCGCCGGTCGGCATCAAGGGCATCGACCACGTCGTGTGCAACGTCGAGCTCGGGAAGATGCAGGAGTGGGCCGACTACTACGCCCGCATCCTGGGGTTCTCGCTGCTGGTGCACTTCCGGGACGACCAGATCTCCTCGGAGTACTCGGCCCTGATGTCGAAGGTCATGTGGGATGGGGATGGACGGGTCAAGTTCCCCATCAACGAGCCGGCACCGAGCAAGAAGAAGTCCCAGATCGAGGAGTACCTGGACTTCTACCGCTCGCCGGGCGTTCAGCACATCGCGATGGCCACCGACGACGTCATCGGGTCGGTCACGGCGCTCCGCCAGCGTGGCGTGCGGTTCACCCGCGTGCCGCAGACGTACTACGACGCGTTGTGGAACCGCATCGACCAGGTCCAGGAGGACCACAGGGCCATCGAGCGGCTGGGAATCCTGGCCGACCAGGACGAGGAGGGGTACCTCCTCCAGATCTTCACCCGCATCCA from Actinomycetota bacterium encodes the following:
- a CDS encoding DUF47 family protein, translating into MKLKISQRTDEFFRLFAESARNLRTAAEMLKDLIEDYTDVEAKARRIQDREHEGDEVTHEIIRRLNTSFVTPMDREDIYALASALDDVLDSVDAVADLFVLHRIEEPLPEMKALADVLLRGAQQTEQALEVFPRMDRDKLEPYWVEINRLENEGDRIYRRAVADLFSGDYKAMDVLKWKDVIENLEGAVDGLENVANIIESSVLKHA
- the hppD gene encoding 4-hydroxyphenylpyruvate dioxygenase; the encoded protein is MPDQDQHEDFMPLQGIDHVEYHVGNARQAAYYYSKAFGFKVTAYSGPETKVRDRASWVCEQGDARYVFTGGMGPESPVVQHVALHGDGVRDVALRVPDATHAYEEALRRGAEGALEPTILEDDHGKVVRASIKAYGETLHSFVERENYSGVFLPGYRAEEAYPDDGPPVGIKGIDHVVCNVELGKMQEWADYYARILGFSLLVHFRDDQISSEYSALMSKVMWDGDGRVKFPINEPAPSKKKSQIEEYLDFYRSPGVQHIAMATDDVIGSVTALRQRGVRFTRVPQTYYDALWNRIDQVQEDHRAIERLGILADQDEEGYLLQIFTRIQQDRPTVFYELIDRHGSRGFGLGNFKELFMAIEREQDERGNL